From Acidianus brierleyi:
AAGCAAGGAAATGCTTGAAGAATTCTCTAAAGGAAACTTCAAAATACAATTATACAACTTAGAGTACACAAAGATCGTACTTGAAGAAATCGAAGTATTATCTAAAGCACTACTGGAAACAAGCGAGAAAATAAAAGAAGTAGAGAAAATGATACAATCACAGTCTGAAAATCACGTTCTATTAACTATACCGGGAATAGGAAAACTTTCTTCGGGAATAATAATAGGCATTGTTGGAGACATTAAACGCTTTCCTAACCCTGAGTCCTTCGTAGCCTACTGTGGTTTAGACCCAATAGTTGAGAGGAGCGGTAAAGCTACTGTAAGTAAGGGAATATCGAAGAAGGGTAATAAGTACTTGCGCAGCTTGTTCTACTTCCTCGCTGAGATGAATTACTCTCGTAATCCTACATTACTAGAATTTTACGAGAACCATAAGGAAAAGTTGAAGGGAAAGAAGTTGTACACTGCTTTAGCCAGGAAATTGGCTAGAATAGTTTGGAGTGTTTGGTATAATAATAAGCCTTATGAGCCTAAGTGATCCTCCCCAAATCGCCACGTGAATTGAAAGGTACACGTGGCAATCTTAGTTGACATTATGCTTGAAGTTCAACCAAAATATTTATTACTGAACGCCCCTTGTTAAGATAAAACTCTAATGATGCGGTAAACTGTATCTTATGAATAGAATAGTATACATATACAGGGTGAGAATTATTATTATAGAATATGATGTTTCCGGAACCAGAAGTTATTATGCCTAATGTTCCATAAGGAACTTTAGAGGTAGATATTGATGAAGGTAATTTTACTTGTATAGGCTAGGACATATTATAGTAAATTAATGACTAATAGCCTGCTGTAGAGTTATAAGGTACAAAAAAGGCAGTCGAAGGACCTATTTCTGCTAGGGTTCCATGTTGAAATTGTAATATGTTTTGTTTAAATTCTTTTCCTAATTCAGAATGTATAAGTATTGAAGGCGAAACAAAAAATAGAAATAGACCT
This genomic window contains:
- a CDS encoding IS110 family transposase, with translation MVDPLTEAKSSNGGVTNPYHRTEHCDNMHGYRCDKEVGILGIDISKDHLVTSEGRVYENNKKGYEEILKVKLNTIVVEPTGAYSIKPCQYFKEKGIKILQVSPNILWKEKDLRGKKTDFYDAQKLINMANKAKEYNYNPLKELVTLYVFLKDLEVKYKNRVKRALFLVSDEEKISKEMLEEFSKGNFKIQLYNLEYTKIVLEEIEVLSKALLETSEKIKEVEKMIQSQSENHVLLTIPGIGKLSSGIIIGIVGDIKRFPNPESFVAYCGLDPIVERSGKATVSKGISKKGNKYLRSLFYFLAEMNYSRNPTLLEFYENHKEKLKGKKLYTALARKLARIVWSVWYNNKPYEPK